One Neodiprion pinetum isolate iyNeoPine1 chromosome 1, iyNeoPine1.2, whole genome shotgun sequence genomic window carries:
- the LOC124213556 gene encoding uncharacterized protein isoform X2 produces MRERVLFLLLLFFASPISNSSICEPKSEYYISRCDEGRNMAKDTFYRLARGNETKYKYVDQCLLNDECPDLSAMQLNNLHRSENDAEQFELRVFECYDYDLMILNLTVTNIHFNKVKILFQYIKDQKIYQAIDLSHVAPENSPKQLSWLYPINGNNCLYDATLQILVEVDSTNYLKQYKVKVPNSQPNEHCHAIKERQLLTYVDTSELDEVRLHIQSFPAECNVSQYEVKFCKYIDDSCSQPVAPDSSNKTGIWEWYRIPQENTQYYFTVVPLSSKCEHECKAVASAVFMRRRSPAKVIVMIVGAGCIPIVMFFALRQIYVYWTKHHQLPVLRARKPYCLLTYDAVHDTHIGVMTKLAEYLRSCDINAMIDVLDAPKDPLKY; encoded by the exons ATGCGTGAAAGAgttctttttttgttgctcCTCTTCTTTGCGTCTCCAATTTCGAATAGTTCAATCTGCGAGCCAAAGTCTGAGTACTACATAAGTCGTTGCGATGAAGGCAGGAATATGGCCAAG GACACTTTTTACCGATTAGCACGAGGGAACGAGACAAAGTATAAATATGTGGACCAATGCCTTCTCAATGACG AATGTCCAGATCTTTCTGCGATGCAGTTAAATAATTTGCATCGCTCTGAGAATGACGCTGAACAGTTTGAATTGAGAGTTTTTGAGTGTTATGATTATGATTTGATGATactcaatttgactgtgaccAACATTCACTTCAACA AAGTGAAAATACTATTTCAGTATATCAAGGACCAAAAGATTTACCAGGCCATCGACTTAAGTCATGTAGCTCCTGAGAACTCCCCAAAACAATTATCTTGGTTATACCCAATAAATGGCAACAATTGCTTGTATGACGCGACCTTACAAATCTTGGTGGAAGTAGACAGTACTAATTACCTCAAACAGTATAAAGTAAAAGTGCCTAATTCACAGCCCAATG AACACTGTCACGCGATAAAAGAACGACAATTATTGACATATGTCGATACAAGTGAATTGGACGAAGTCCGTTTACATATACAATCTTTTCCTGCAGAATGCAATGTATCCCAGTACgaagtaaaattttgcaaatacaTAGACGATAGTTGTTCTCAACCTGTTGCGCCTGATAGTTCAAATAAAACGGGGATCTGGGAATGGTATCGAATTCCTCAGGAGAATACACAGTACTATTTTACAGTGGTACCATTGTCCTCAAAGTGTGAACACGAATGTAAGGCTGTAGCCAGCGCAGTATTCATGAGGA GACGTTCTCCTGCAAAGGTAATTGTCATGATAGTTGGTGCTGGCTGCATACCAATTGTGATGTTCTTTGCTCTGCGCCAGATTTACGTCTACTGGACAAAACACCATC AATTGCCCGTCTTACGTGCAAGAAAACCGTATTGCCTGCTGACATATGATGCAGTACATGATACCCACATTGGTGTCATGACCAAGTTGGCTGAGTACCTACGATCTTGTGATATCAATGCTATGATTGATGTACTGGATGCTCCAAAAGATCCTCTCAAg tattaa
- the LOC124213556 gene encoding uncharacterized protein isoform X1 — protein sequence MRERVLFLLLLFFASPISNSSICEPKSEYYISRCDEGRNMAKDTFYRLARGNETKYKYVDQCLLNDECPDLSAMQLNNLHRSENDAEQFELRVFECYDYDLMILNLTVTNIHFNKVKILFQYIKDQKIYQAIDLSHVAPENSPKQLSWLYPINGNNCLYDATLQILVEVDSTNYLKQYKVKVPNSQPNEHCHAIKERQLLTYVDTSELDEVRLHIQSFPAECNVSQYEVKFCKYIDDSCSQPVAPDSSNKTGIWEWYRIPQENTQYYFTVVPLSSKCEHECKAVASAVFMRRRSPAKVIVMIVGAGCIPIVMFFALRQIYVYWTKHHQLPVLRARKPYCLLTYDAVHDTHIGVMTKLAEYLRSCDINAMIDVLDAPKDPLKNPSIWCTSAFKMASTVIVAESPPRDISVTVTRSIYRYLHAHVWRLIEEDYHRKKKRYFVIEFPYSKPDSVHLHAYSFKRFKMPKDLDNLVDEIHNATYSKLCPRDKGDFLKSLKLAKDSMPDPTLDKKPISSENISRCSLKNNDQNDTYSKTHNISECTVFIGCKNDDKKRFYATDIGELELLGVNDESE from the exons ATGCGTGAAAGAgttctttttttgttgctcCTCTTCTTTGCGTCTCCAATTTCGAATAGTTCAATCTGCGAGCCAAAGTCTGAGTACTACATAAGTCGTTGCGATGAAGGCAGGAATATGGCCAAG GACACTTTTTACCGATTAGCACGAGGGAACGAGACAAAGTATAAATATGTGGACCAATGCCTTCTCAATGACG AATGTCCAGATCTTTCTGCGATGCAGTTAAATAATTTGCATCGCTCTGAGAATGACGCTGAACAGTTTGAATTGAGAGTTTTTGAGTGTTATGATTATGATTTGATGATactcaatttgactgtgaccAACATTCACTTCAACA AAGTGAAAATACTATTTCAGTATATCAAGGACCAAAAGATTTACCAGGCCATCGACTTAAGTCATGTAGCTCCTGAGAACTCCCCAAAACAATTATCTTGGTTATACCCAATAAATGGCAACAATTGCTTGTATGACGCGACCTTACAAATCTTGGTGGAAGTAGACAGTACTAATTACCTCAAACAGTATAAAGTAAAAGTGCCTAATTCACAGCCCAATG AACACTGTCACGCGATAAAAGAACGACAATTATTGACATATGTCGATACAAGTGAATTGGACGAAGTCCGTTTACATATACAATCTTTTCCTGCAGAATGCAATGTATCCCAGTACgaagtaaaattttgcaaatacaTAGACGATAGTTGTTCTCAACCTGTTGCGCCTGATAGTTCAAATAAAACGGGGATCTGGGAATGGTATCGAATTCCTCAGGAGAATACACAGTACTATTTTACAGTGGTACCATTGTCCTCAAAGTGTGAACACGAATGTAAGGCTGTAGCCAGCGCAGTATTCATGAGGA GACGTTCTCCTGCAAAGGTAATTGTCATGATAGTTGGTGCTGGCTGCATACCAATTGTGATGTTCTTTGCTCTGCGCCAGATTTACGTCTACTGGACAAAACACCATC AATTGCCCGTCTTACGTGCAAGAAAACCGTATTGCCTGCTGACATATGATGCAGTACATGATACCCACATTGGTGTCATGACCAAGTTGGCTGAGTACCTACGATCTTGTGATATCAATGCTATGATTGATGTACTGGATGCTCCAAAAGATCCTCTCAAg aatccTAGTATCTGGTGTACTAGTGCGTTTAAAATGGCAAGTACTGTTATTGTAGCTGAATCTCCGCCACGTGATATTTCTGTCACAGTGACTCGATCAATATATAGATACCTACATGCGCATGTATGGAGATTAATAGAGGAGGACTACcatcggaagaaaaaaagatacttTGTTATTGAGTTTCCCTATTCTAAACCCGACAGCGTACATCTTCACGCATATTCCTTTAAACGATTCAAGATGCCCAAAGATTTGGATAATCTGgttgatgaaattcataatgCGACTTATTCTAAACTATGTCCCAGAGACAAAGGAGATTTTTTGAAGAGCTTAAAATTGGCGAAAGATAGTATGCCCGACCCAACACTTGACAAGAAACCAATATCctccgaaaatatttcta GAtgttcgttgaaaaataatgatcaGAATGATACATATTCAAAGACACACAATATCAGCGAGTGTACTGTTTTCATAGGATGTAAAAACGATGATAAGAAACGGTTTTATGCAACTGATATTGGTGAGTTAGAGTTGCTCGGAGTCAATGACGAGTCTGAATAA
- the LOC124213591 gene encoding transcription termination factor 2-like encodes MEVVELDEEEDEEVEENNVDEKDEDLCSLRAVLHTIQEILDKGDEMIVVPQWTSMLEVVRSRLKTLNGATYDTLSGKIPVKNRIRALQNRKLEIANGGLTGAGTAGASKLLMDDLKCLFSL; translated from the exons ATGGAGGTggtcgagctggacgaggaggaggacgaggaagtcGAGGAGAACAATGTGGACGagaaggacgaggatttgtgctcg TTGAGAGCTGTACTCCACACAATACAAGAAATACTGGACAAAGGTGATGAGATGATAGTAGTACCACAATGGACCAGTATGCTGGAAGTTGTGAGGTCTCGTCTCAAAACCCTAAATGGAGCAACTTATGACACCCTGTCTGGAAAAATTCCCGTAAAAAATCG GATTAGAGCACTGCAAAACAGAAAGCTAGAAATAGCGAACGGAGGTTTGACAGGAGCAGGTACTGCAGGTGCCTCCAAGTTATTGATGGATGATCTCAAATGTTTGTTCAGCTtgtaa